In Ipomoea triloba cultivar NCNSP0323 chromosome 15, ASM357664v1, one genomic interval encodes:
- the LOC116005904 gene encoding uncharacterized protein LOC116005904, whose translation MANAWRRNQPTKILTSRNLLLFISSSLVLLLFFYLTSQSQTNTPYLNSLKTPISHCAIKPFECYASPQAHLVFANVVEGLKYPFLYSLSDFGNFPEKPHKNNNRTLKGKAFRKPNIFETMQELLEKMKNEDRKGIFVDVGANVCIYLSLLGLS comes from the coding sequence ATGGCTAATGCTTGGAGAAGAAACCAACCGACAAAGATTCTCACCTCTAGAAATCTCCTCCTCTTCATCTCCTCATCTCTAgtcctcctcctcttcttctacCTCACCTCTCAGTCCCAAACCAATACCCCATACCTCAACTCCCTCAAAACCCCCATCTCTCACTGCGCTATAAAGCCTTTCGAATGCTACGCTTCACCCCAAGCTCATCTCGTTTTCGCCAATGTCGTGGAGGGTCTTAAATACCCATTCCTCTACTCCCTTTCCGACTTTGGGAATTTTCCAGAGAAACCCCACAAGAATAATAACAGGACTCTCAAGGGAAAGGCGTTTAGGAAGCCTAATATATTTGAGACTATGCAGGAGTTGCTGGAAAAGATGAAAAACGAGGACCGGAAGGGGATTTTTGTGGATGTTGGGGCTAATGTATGCATTTATCTATCACTTCTTGGATTGTCTTAG